The proteins below are encoded in one region of Chloroherpetonaceae bacterium:
- a CDS encoding sulfite oxidase-like oxidoreductase, with amino-acid sequence MSRIELESALKDQLNAFGKAKLPPGQHLTLKFPVLTYGTTPRIDLKDWRLTLDGLVENPLTLTWDDFLALPQVTITADFHCVTRWSMLDKTWTGVPIKEVLKQIKPKPEARAVMVYCYGGYTTNLTLDALDDDDVLLCHSWEGQPLTPEHGGPCRLLVPKRYAWKSAKWIHRIEFLAEDMPGFWEQNGYSMSADPWKEERYSDD; translated from the coding sequence AATTACCACCCGGGCAACATCTTACTTTGAAATTCCCTGTACTAACCTACGGCACAACACCCAGAATTGACCTCAAAGACTGGCGACTGACCTTGGATGGCTTAGTAGAAAATCCGCTCACGCTGACTTGGGATGATTTTCTGGCTCTGCCGCAGGTGACGATTACAGCAGATTTTCACTGCGTAACACGCTGGTCAATGCTAGACAAGACATGGACAGGCGTGCCGATAAAGGAAGTGCTCAAACAGATTAAGCCAAAGCCTGAAGCGAGGGCAGTGATGGTCTACTGCTACGGTGGTTACACGACAAACCTCACGCTGGACGCGCTAGACGATGACGATGTATTGCTCTGCCACTCGTGGGAAGGGCAGCCACTTACACCAGAACACGGCGGTCCGTGCCGACTGCTGGTGCCCAAACGCTATGCTTGGAAAAGCGCAAAGTGGATCCATCGTATAGAGTTTCTCGCAGAAGATATGCCTGGCTTTTGGGAGCAAAACGGCTACTCAATGAGCGCTGACCCTTGGAAGGAAGAACGCTATTCCGATGATTGA